The following are encoded in a window of Eschrichtius robustus isolate mEscRob2 chromosome 1, mEscRob2.pri, whole genome shotgun sequence genomic DNA:
- the SNAP23 gene encoding synaptosomal-associated protein 23, producing MDNLSAEEIQLRANQVTDESLESTRRILGLAIESQDAGIKTITTLDEQGEQLKRVEEGMDQINKDMREAEKTLTELNKCCGLCVCPCNRRKNFESSKVYKATWGDGGDNSPSNVVSKQPGRVTNGQPQQATTGAASGGYIKRITNDAREDEMEDNLTQVGSILGNLKNMALDIGNEIEAQNRQIERITEKADTNKDRIDNANARAKKLIDS from the exons ATGGATAATCTGTCAGCAGAAGAAATTCAGCTGAGGGCTAACCAGGTTACTGATGAG TCTCTGGAAAGTACAAGGAGAATCCTGGGTTTAGCCATTGAG tCTCAGGATGCAGGAATCAAGACTATCACTACGCTGGATGAACAAGGGG AACAACTAAAACGCGTAGAAGAAGGCATGGACCAAATAAACAAAGACATGAGAGAAGCAGAGAAGACTTTAACAGAACTAAACAAGTGCTGTGGCCTTTGTGTATGCCCCTGTAATAG GAGAAAGAACTTTGAGTCTAGTAAAGTCTATAAGGCAACATGGGGAGACGGTGGAGACAACTCTCCTAGCAATGTAGTATCTAAGCAGCCAGGCCGAGTGACAAATGGTCAGCCTCAGCAAGCAACCACAGGAGCAGCCAGCGGCGGATACATTAAACG TATAACAAATGATGCCAGGGAAGACGAAATGGAAGACAACCTGACTCAAGTGGGCAGTATCctaggaaatctaaaaaacatgGCCCTGGACATAGGCAATGAGATTGAGGCTCAAAATCGACAGATAGAACGGATCACAGAAAAG gctGACACCAACAAAGATCGTATTGACAATGCCAATGCCAGAGCAAAGAAACTCATTGACAGCTAA